The Pseudomonas allokribbensis genome has a window encoding:
- a CDS encoding DUF927 domain-containing protein, with protein MSKPDTNVINLRPDAATIAPDRPCWAVYEHWVINEKGRKLRPGVYWHSFKRAAADQDDAESDTGDRPITDEWISSPVTVVARTTNSDDGSEGRLLRLVTDGGIKEWIIAMEVFGGSGEDARRALFGMGVIIALKKRGTFMEYLLDQHPAEVFATTNRPGWHESGAFVLPGRTIGSDKVRYQASNKAQVLFSRRGELALWQSEVAAKCAGNPVLTLAIGCSLAGPLLSLVGVLGGGVHLVGDSSSGKSLAQLIGSSVWGDPGVFAASWDMTKGGLEIEASSRNDTILPLDEIKRADPKRVQEMAYSLANGQGKGTMTREREGRAKLSWRLLTLSSGERSLSEHAAISGNAAHAGAELRMVDVNAGTRTHRAFDELHGLEGADFHRQLTVAVGAHHGHLGPAFVERLVATDDKPGLLSDFDGIRAQFVEDNAQAGRVADRFAVIALAGEMAIAYGLLPWEPGTALADCRLLYGEWLSRVGGGNAEDRQILAGIIDFIDKHGSSRFSDVDAPEADTKVFNRAGYWEVIANKRLFLFNKSALIEAAHGFGLTRVIKALEVGGALAKRDTDRDSRKTKKYRIPAGGSARMYVIDPEALDGEGGAS; from the coding sequence ATGTCCAAGCCTGACACCAACGTGATCAACCTTCGGCCGGACGCCGCGACCATTGCGCCAGATCGCCCCTGCTGGGCGGTGTATGAGCATTGGGTAATCAACGAGAAGGGCCGCAAGCTTCGTCCCGGCGTTTACTGGCATAGCTTCAAGCGCGCTGCCGCTGACCAGGACGACGCCGAGAGCGATACCGGCGACCGGCCTATCACCGATGAGTGGATCTCCAGCCCCGTTACAGTCGTGGCCCGCACCACCAATAGCGACGACGGCAGCGAGGGTCGGTTGCTGCGCCTGGTCACAGATGGCGGCATCAAGGAATGGATCATCGCCATGGAAGTGTTCGGCGGCAGCGGCGAGGACGCACGGCGCGCCTTGTTCGGGATGGGCGTCATCATTGCCCTGAAGAAGCGCGGCACGTTCATGGAGTACCTGCTCGACCAGCATCCTGCAGAAGTGTTCGCCACCACCAACCGGCCGGGTTGGCATGAATCGGGCGCGTTCGTGCTGCCCGGGAGGACGATCGGCAGCGACAAAGTGCGATACCAGGCCAGCAACAAGGCGCAGGTTCTTTTCAGCCGCCGCGGTGAGCTGGCGCTGTGGCAATCGGAGGTGGCTGCCAAGTGCGCAGGCAATCCGGTGCTGACGCTGGCGATCGGCTGCTCGCTGGCCGGCCCGCTGCTAAGTCTGGTCGGCGTGCTGGGTGGAGGCGTTCACCTGGTGGGCGACAGCTCGAGCGGCAAGTCCTTGGCGCAGTTGATCGGCTCGTCGGTGTGGGGTGACCCGGGCGTCTTCGCCGCCAGTTGGGACATGACCAAGGGCGGCCTTGAGATCGAGGCGTCGAGCCGAAACGACACCATCCTGCCGCTAGATGAGATTAAGCGCGCCGACCCGAAGCGGGTACAGGAAATGGCCTATTCCCTCGCCAACGGCCAAGGCAAAGGCACCATGACCCGCGAGCGTGAAGGCCGCGCCAAATTGAGCTGGCGCCTGCTGACCCTTTCCAGCGGCGAGCGCTCGCTCTCCGAGCACGCCGCCATTTCCGGCAATGCCGCCCACGCTGGCGCCGAGCTGCGCATGGTCGACGTGAATGCCGGCACCCGCACGCATCGAGCCTTTGACGAGTTGCATGGGCTGGAGGGCGCGGACTTTCACCGGCAGCTCACCGTCGCGGTGGGTGCCCACCATGGCCACCTAGGACCGGCCTTTGTCGAGCGATTGGTCGCGACCGACGACAAGCCGGGCTTGCTCAGTGACTTCGACGGCATCCGCGCTCAGTTCGTCGAGGACAACGCCCAGGCCGGCCGTGTGGCTGACCGGTTCGCCGTGATCGCGCTGGCCGGCGAGATGGCCATCGCCTACGGACTGCTCCCGTGGGAGCCGGGTACCGCCCTCGCCGACTGCCGCCTTCTATACGGCGAATGGCTCTCCCGTGTCGGCGGAGGGAATGCCGAAGACCGCCAGATCCTGGCCGGCATCATCGACTTTATCGACAAGCACGGCAGCAGCCGTTTCTCGGACGTGGACGCACCTGAGGCGGACACCAAGGTTTTCAACCGCGCCGGGTACTGGGAGGTGATCGCCAACAAGCGACTGTTCTTGTTCAACAAGTCCGCGCTCATCGAAGCCGCTCACGGGTTCGGCCTCACTCGCGTAATCAAGGCATTGGAGGTTGGCGGAGCGCTGGCTAAGCGCGACACCGATCGAGATAGCCGAAAGACCAAAAAGTACCGCATCCCCGCCGGCGGATCTGCTCGGATGTACGTCATCGACCCGGAAGCTCTGGACGGCGAAGGCGGTGCCTCATGA
- a CDS encoding caspase family protein has translation MRKGLFVGINNYSHVSKLSGCNNDAMAMASVLERHSSGRPNFSNKILTSAEEDVSLTLLKDNIRSLFSGKCDVALLYFAGHGQFDTDIDEGMLIPQDYKMGGDGLRVSDILKWAHDATQIENKIIILDCCEAGGAGDSRALRGGASMLSEGVTILTACKKTEPALEKNSHGVFTGLLLQALHGGAANVLGKVTPGSVYSFVDNALGAWEQRPVFKTNVSQFIALREVAPLISEEILRKLPDWFPDASFEFPLDPSYEPTETAVFNSDKGDVFAQLQKCNRHSLIEPVNADHMYYAAINSTGCRLTALGAYYRELAIKGHF, from the coding sequence ATGCGCAAAGGCTTGTTTGTCGGAATAAACAACTACAGCCATGTTTCCAAACTCAGTGGCTGTAACAACGATGCTATGGCGATGGCTTCTGTACTGGAGCGTCATTCCAGTGGGCGACCAAATTTCAGCAATAAAATTTTGACCTCGGCTGAAGAGGACGTGAGTCTGACGTTACTCAAAGACAATATTCGTAGTCTATTTTCTGGAAAATGCGATGTCGCGTTATTGTATTTCGCCGGGCATGGTCAGTTTGATACGGATATTGATGAGGGGATGCTTATACCGCAGGACTACAAAATGGGAGGTGACGGCCTACGAGTCAGCGACATTTTGAAATGGGCACATGATGCCACGCAGATTGAAAACAAAATAATCATACTGGACTGTTGCGAGGCCGGTGGTGCAGGAGATAGTCGCGCTCTAAGGGGCGGAGCTAGCATGTTGAGCGAAGGAGTGACTATCCTCACAGCCTGCAAAAAAACAGAGCCTGCGCTGGAGAAAAACAGCCATGGCGTATTCACCGGCCTACTTCTGCAGGCTTTACACGGGGGAGCTGCTAACGTTCTCGGCAAGGTCACGCCTGGCAGCGTCTACTCGTTTGTCGACAATGCACTTGGAGCATGGGAACAGCGGCCCGTCTTCAAAACCAACGTATCGCAATTTATTGCGTTGCGAGAAGTCGCACCTCTAATTTCCGAGGAAATACTGCGCAAACTACCCGACTGGTTTCCCGATGCAAGCTTTGAGTTCCCCTTAGACCCTAGTTACGAACCTACTGAAACCGCAGTGTTCAACTCCGACAAAGGCGACGTCTTCGCTCAGTTGCAAAAATGTAATCGCCACAGCTTGATAGAGCCAGTGAACGCTGACCACATGTATTACGCCGCAATCAACTCCACCGGCTGTCGTCTCACTGCCCTAGGAGCCTATTACCGAGAACTTGCAATCAAAGGACATTTCTGA
- a CDS encoding tail assembly protein — translation MAMATNFGDKTLILLGGSAGKLFGREHLYELSTGDVREAVKAVDVNHPGFVKYLANAKSKGLEFAVFRNRRNIGERDLKLGGAQEIRIVPVIAGSKRAGVLQTVIGVALIVIASFMTAGAAATAVMGAGIGTAAGGVIQMLSPQAGGLKQSAGPENSPSYAFGSAKNTTASGNPVPICIGHRRWGGMIISASIYAEDKA, via the coding sequence ATGGCAATGGCAACTAATTTTGGCGATAAGACGCTGATCCTACTTGGAGGTAGCGCTGGGAAATTATTTGGTCGGGAACACCTGTACGAGCTCTCCACGGGCGACGTTCGCGAAGCGGTGAAGGCCGTCGACGTAAATCACCCTGGTTTTGTGAAGTACCTGGCTAACGCCAAGAGCAAAGGCTTGGAGTTCGCTGTTTTCCGTAATCGGAGAAACATTGGCGAGCGCGACTTGAAGCTGGGTGGGGCGCAGGAGATTCGAATTGTTCCTGTAATAGCTGGTAGCAAGCGCGCCGGCGTTCTGCAGACAGTGATCGGAGTTGCGCTCATCGTCATAGCGTCGTTCATGACCGCTGGCGCTGCGGCGACTGCGGTCATGGGTGCGGGGATTGGCACAGCCGCCGGTGGCGTTATCCAGATGCTCAGCCCGCAGGCTGGTGGTCTGAAGCAAAGCGCCGGGCCTGAGAACTCTCCGTCCTACGCTTTCGGCAGCGCCAAGAACACCACGGCCAGCGGTAACCCGGTCCCGATCTGCATCGGACATCGTCGGTGGGGTGGAATGATCATCTCGGCCTCGATCTACGCCGAAGACAAGGCGTAA
- a CDS encoding TIGR04255 family protein, with product MPIKLGKEPLIDAVFEMRFESDVPVASIWPGMLYSQLPGEKFLENLPLTSLPKEIRDQDPNLIHSPICRISWGDFWILLGDHIFCVAAKLPYQGWANFSEAIHTAFSAVLRTQMITAVNRCSIKYVDILDSSPLEASDCFNFELSLGRRSPTGNNFHVRMESREGELLHSIQVGSAAHYVLANGTTRTGPVLDIDSVLDLQAENPQVFLEKLAERTERLHTANKRVVFDCISAAALEFLEPVYE from the coding sequence ATGCCAATCAAGCTGGGCAAAGAGCCGCTGATAGACGCAGTGTTCGAGATGCGTTTTGAAAGCGATGTGCCAGTCGCATCTATTTGGCCTGGGATGCTCTACAGCCAACTGCCGGGCGAAAAGTTTTTGGAAAACTTACCTCTGACCTCTCTGCCAAAGGAAATCCGTGACCAAGACCCAAATTTGATCCACTCTCCAATCTGCCGCATCAGTTGGGGAGACTTCTGGATTTTGCTGGGCGACCACATTTTTTGCGTTGCAGCAAAGCTTCCATACCAAGGTTGGGCCAATTTTTCAGAAGCGATTCACACCGCATTTAGCGCGGTTTTGCGGACGCAGATGATAACTGCTGTGAATAGATGCTCTATTAAATATGTTGATATTCTTGACAGTTCACCTCTGGAGGCGAGCGACTGTTTCAATTTTGAGCTTTCGTTAGGCCGGCGCTCTCCAACCGGCAATAATTTCCATGTCAGAATGGAATCACGAGAAGGGGAGCTGCTTCATAGTATTCAGGTCGGCTCGGCGGCGCACTACGTCCTAGCGAACGGCACAACGCGAACGGGCCCAGTCCTTGATATTGATTCTGTGCTAGACCTACAAGCGGAAAACCCTCAGGTTTTCTTGGAAAAATTAGCTGAACGTACCGAACGGTTGCACACTGCCAACAAACGAGTAGTGTTCGATTGTATTTCTGCGGCCGCACTGGAGTTTTTGGAGCCTGTCTATGAGTAA
- a CDS encoding toll/interleukin-1 receptor domain-containing protein, with translation MPVFISYRHTDRDQAIEINSRLKKANINTYLDVLDAESQSTEDITAVITRNITQCTHLLAVVSERTALSWWVPFEIGEATISNRRICSFKTGGTELPEYLEKWPKMTKATDIDLFIESYKSELISERSISLESIVGSESLHKINKSNADKFHSELKTKIRRGY, from the coding sequence ATGCCTGTATTTATCAGTTACCGCCACACCGACCGTGACCAAGCCATAGAAATAAACAGTCGACTGAAAAAAGCAAACATCAATACCTACTTAGACGTATTGGATGCTGAATCTCAATCCACCGAAGACATCACAGCTGTTATTACCCGTAACATCACCCAATGCACACATTTGCTCGCCGTCGTTTCGGAGAGAACCGCACTGTCGTGGTGGGTGCCATTTGAAATTGGTGAGGCTACAATCAGCAATCGACGAATCTGCTCCTTCAAAACTGGAGGAACTGAGCTTCCCGAGTACCTTGAAAAGTGGCCAAAAATGACCAAGGCCACAGATATCGACTTATTCATCGAATCCTATAAAAGCGAACTCATCTCCGAACGCTCGATAAGCCTTGAATCGATCGTGGGCAGCGAATCACTCCACAAAATAAACAAGAGCAACGCTGATAAATTTCACTCGGAACTCAAGACGAAGATTCGTCGAGGGTATTAA
- a CDS encoding Rha family transcriptional regulator, with the protein MTAKTIKTTVESDTGNPRIILAEYQGEPRVDSRLLAEQLNNKHKNSIALIERYLFKFKEFGLLAFQTEARPVGRHGGGDVRFALLNEDQAFFLLSLSRNTNRVVELKASLIMAFREARYGHASQTLLARRNEASISGRRLAHWRYDKPGVYAHVAHLREQLKLPIDVEDLRP; encoded by the coding sequence ATGACGGCGAAGACCATCAAAACGACTGTTGAGAGTGATACGGGAAATCCCCGCATTATCCTCGCCGAGTATCAGGGCGAACCTCGCGTGGACAGCCGATTGCTTGCCGAGCAGTTGAACAACAAACACAAGAACTCCATCGCGCTGATCGAGCGCTACCTGTTCAAGTTCAAAGAGTTCGGCTTGCTGGCGTTTCAAACGGAGGCAAGACCGGTGGGCCGGCATGGCGGTGGTGATGTTCGGTTTGCCCTGCTCAATGAGGATCAAGCATTCTTCCTGCTGTCGCTGTCACGCAACACGAACCGCGTCGTGGAACTGAAAGCGAGCCTCATCATGGCGTTTCGCGAAGCCCGCTATGGGCACGCCTCACAGACGCTGTTAGCCCGCAGGAACGAAGCCAGCATCAGTGGTCGCCGCCTGGCGCACTGGCGCTATGACAAACCAGGCGTGTACGCCCACGTCGCCCATCTGAGAGAACAACTGAAGCTGCCGATCGACGTGGAGGACTTGCGCCCATGA
- a CDS encoding caspase family protein — MKRRLTALVIGISNYPNGGALANATHDAIDMASALETLDFSVILKTDCTAEDIDRSIQNFKDNLNSNDVGLFYFAGHGIQIKGENYLITTDTNFSDEISVKHTSFALNRLIEVMDDCSNPTNLIILDACRNNPFVRAWNRGPELSGLASVYTPKGTLIAFATSPGEVAADGPNRNGSYTEALLKHINTLDISVEDLFKRVRNTLSVTTTNKQTSWEHTSLSGDFFFNISAGRRLTIYSAAAIADSTFTPQAGTLIAECIRDLKSRNWYTQNPAIAKLTKERLESSDINTLFVLGRNIYQAACGSANDAINYIIDFNNKTSELSQKNRKSILDGMLFEVFFNSKGEIRETFKTSKFDQLFELRKIESLASSFELISDVLITYQNRFYVIPGKPRQISIDIKSKQLDSGEQLITGIFFEGTNIINLTFNKSYEDITAHPIRYDSLVKMITTQMMIPKSQLTITSDFDEASNILIPFGTNLAK, encoded by the coding sequence ATGAAACGGCGTTTGACGGCACTTGTAATTGGAATTTCAAACTACCCTAACGGTGGAGCTTTAGCTAACGCTACGCATGACGCCATCGATATGGCCTCAGCACTTGAAACTCTGGATTTTTCAGTAATATTAAAGACTGATTGCACAGCTGAAGATATAGATAGATCTATACAAAATTTCAAGGACAATCTTAATAGTAATGATGTAGGGCTATTTTATTTTGCAGGTCACGGCATTCAAATAAAAGGCGAAAACTACCTAATTACTACCGATACAAATTTTTCGGATGAAATTTCAGTAAAACACACATCGTTTGCTTTGAATCGGCTTATCGAAGTTATGGATGACTGTTCAAATCCAACAAATTTGATAATTTTGGATGCATGTCGCAACAACCCTTTTGTGCGAGCTTGGAATCGTGGGCCTGAATTGTCTGGGCTGGCCTCGGTATATACTCCGAAAGGAACGCTGATCGCATTTGCCACGTCGCCAGGCGAAGTGGCCGCAGACGGTCCAAATCGTAATGGAAGTTACACCGAGGCGCTCCTTAAGCACATCAACACCCTAGACATTTCCGTTGAAGATCTTTTCAAACGAGTTCGAAATACGCTAAGCGTCACCACGACCAACAAACAGACATCATGGGAGCACACTTCTCTTTCTGGTGATTTTTTCTTTAACATTAGCGCTGGGCGACGACTTACAATCTATAGCGCAGCAGCTATCGCGGACTCAACGTTCACTCCTCAGGCTGGAACACTAATTGCTGAATGTATTCGCGACTTAAAATCCAGGAATTGGTATACTCAAAATCCTGCCATTGCTAAGCTCACGAAGGAAAGGCTTGAATCATCGGATATAAACACGCTGTTCGTTTTGGGCAGAAATATCTATCAAGCCGCATGTGGCTCGGCGAACGACGCAATCAATTACATAATTGATTTCAATAACAAAACTTCGGAGCTTTCCCAGAAAAACAGAAAATCCATATTGGACGGCATGCTATTTGAAGTGTTTTTCAATTCAAAAGGTGAGATCAGAGAAACATTTAAGACATCAAAGTTCGATCAGCTTTTTGAGTTGCGAAAAATTGAGTCCCTTGCCTCTAGCTTTGAGCTTATATCAGATGTGCTAATTACGTACCAAAATCGATTTTATGTCATACCTGGAAAGCCCAGACAGATCAGCATCGACATTAAATCGAAGCAGCTCGACTCAGGCGAGCAACTGATCACTGGGATTTTTTTCGAAGGGACCAATATCATTAATCTCACTTTCAACAAAAGCTACGAAGATATTACCGCTCACCCAATCAGATACGACAGCCTAGTAAAAATGATTACCACGCAGATGATGATCCCAAAGTCACAGCTAACCATTACTAGCGACTTTGATGAAGCATCCAACATCTTAATACCATTTGGCACTAATCTCGCAAAATAA
- a CDS encoding tyrosine-type recombinase/integrase, with protein MTEMEAYAVKTRQSEPVGSRGKGTLLLERKASGAIQAYYRERTSDSDKRLPLGTLAKKPRVGTDEQSLDGIRAQAMRISVEVAVAGGIAKYLESISEQQAAAAASREAAAAIEEADRLERLRLAEIEASRGSFHDLFQDYIESRRIKATPGVVKELERLLKTNMQEPHPEVMRMKARDIRADHILTILNPIWERGSKVQADRMRSFLVAAFNHGLTAESVVGRSNAKIYSLEINPAAMVKVDKVSAPVERSLSDAELKRFWDTVESTAGIGPVMGLLFKFVISTGGQRIKNLIETTWADYDLDAGTVLLIHRKGRGGQTMSRPHLVPLSGRAITIMRQVREINGDHSWPWTTHGKQPFVISSPTHAVADWLDSKHSLIDGVKIPAFSPRDLRRTCTQLMQKHGVDDRLSDLLQAHGQTGVVSRHYRNNPEAALPEKRRAIELFDQALAKTLGESKGVGNVLSISRRKKKSNSMS; from the coding sequence ATGACCGAGATGGAAGCCTATGCGGTAAAGACTCGTCAGTCGGAGCCGGTCGGCTCTCGCGGAAAGGGGACTTTGCTGCTCGAGCGTAAAGCTTCCGGAGCGATTCAGGCCTACTACCGGGAACGCACCTCGGATAGCGACAAGCGGCTGCCTCTCGGGACGCTGGCGAAGAAGCCGCGTGTGGGTACAGACGAGCAAAGCTTGGATGGCATTCGCGCGCAGGCGATGCGCATTTCAGTTGAGGTCGCAGTTGCGGGCGGTATAGCGAAGTACTTGGAGAGCATATCTGAACAGCAGGCCGCGGCCGCGGCTAGTCGAGAAGCTGCGGCTGCAATTGAGGAAGCGGACCGGCTCGAGCGTCTACGCTTGGCGGAAATTGAGGCCTCCCGCGGAAGCTTTCACGATCTGTTTCAAGACTACATTGAATCCCGTCGGATCAAGGCAACACCAGGCGTCGTGAAGGAGTTAGAGCGTCTTCTCAAGACCAACATGCAGGAGCCTCACCCGGAGGTGATGAGGATGAAGGCTCGGGATATTAGGGCTGATCATATCCTCACCATCCTCAATCCGATTTGGGAGCGTGGCTCCAAAGTGCAGGCGGATCGTATGCGTTCGTTCTTGGTTGCGGCATTCAATCATGGGCTCACGGCGGAGAGCGTGGTCGGCCGCTCCAATGCGAAAATTTATAGTCTCGAAATCAACCCGGCAGCAATGGTAAAGGTCGATAAAGTCTCGGCTCCTGTCGAACGTTCATTATCTGACGCTGAGTTGAAGCGATTCTGGGATACGGTTGAGAGTACGGCCGGTATCGGTCCGGTTATGGGGCTGCTATTTAAATTTGTCATTTCGACTGGCGGCCAGCGTATCAAGAATCTGATCGAAACCACTTGGGCTGACTATGATCTGGACGCCGGTACGGTGCTATTAATCCACCGCAAGGGAAGAGGAGGTCAGACCATGAGTCGGCCGCACCTCGTCCCGCTATCTGGCCGGGCCATTACCATCATGCGCCAAGTGCGGGAAATCAATGGTGACCATTCCTGGCCCTGGACGACACATGGTAAACAGCCCTTCGTAATTAGCAGTCCTACTCATGCAGTAGCAGACTGGCTTGATTCCAAGCATTCCCTAATCGATGGTGTGAAGATCCCTGCATTCTCTCCAAGGGACCTGCGCCGGACCTGCACACAGCTTATGCAAAAGCACGGTGTTGACGATCGGTTGTCGGATCTCCTTCAGGCTCATGGCCAGACAGGTGTTGTATCTCGGCACTACCGAAACAATCCTGAAGCGGCGCTGCCAGAGAAGCGTCGAGCAATCGAGCTATTCGACCAAGCATTGGCTAAAACGTTAGGAGAATCCAAAGGCGTCGGGAATGTACTTTCGATCTCGCGTCGGAAAAAGAAATCTAACTCAATGTCCTGA
- a CDS encoding helix-turn-helix domain-containing protein, which yields MVNELEQFQQDLLDSVRQMKAGKAARVTEVPLSAAAEARAKMGVSQSAFAKLIGVSLRTLQDWEQGRRQPTGAAQTLLRVASQHPEALRDLQPA from the coding sequence ATGGTCAATGAACTGGAGCAATTCCAGCAGGACTTGCTGGACTCTGTCCGCCAAATGAAGGCGGGAAAAGCCGCTCGTGTGACAGAGGTGCCACTCTCGGCGGCTGCTGAAGCGCGGGCCAAGATGGGCGTTTCGCAGAGTGCGTTCGCCAAATTGATCGGTGTAAGTTTGCGGACGTTACAGGATTGGGAGCAAGGTCGCAGGCAGCCAACAGGTGCGGCACAGACACTATTGCGTGTTGCGAGCCAGCATCCGGAAGCGTTGCGGGATTTGCAGCCAGCCTGA
- a CDS encoding topoisomerase DNA-binding C4 zinc finger domain-containing protein, whose product MRGLILYSKDRTWLVGIVVFLGAMILLSILFGGAVCSDGWASASIGRRGACSSHGGIDRTAGVIKFLLSIGATVWAVVAYSAGREKWLAKLRANSEIPTTATATEIEMPNIDTKVIPPPANISVPPPKAAHSKSSSKVKCPICGGGMSVRTARVGKNAGGKFWGCKRFPRCKGTKTHYPDFCQ is encoded by the coding sequence ATGAGAGGCCTAATTTTGTATTCCAAGGACCGGACTTGGCTTGTTGGAATAGTCGTCTTTCTGGGGGCGATGATCTTGTTGTCGATTCTTTTTGGCGGAGCTGTTTGTAGTGACGGTTGGGCTTCTGCGTCGATTGGTCGGCGTGGGGCATGTTCCTCCCATGGCGGAATTGATCGAACGGCTGGCGTTATAAAATTCTTGCTTAGCATTGGAGCGACTGTCTGGGCAGTGGTCGCATACAGCGCAGGGAGGGAAAAGTGGCTAGCGAAGCTTCGAGCAAATAGCGAGATTCCAACTACCGCTACCGCCACCGAAATCGAAATGCCTAATATCGATACGAAGGTTATCCCGCCGCCAGCGAACATCTCAGTGCCACCCCCAAAGGCAGCTCACTCCAAGAGCTCGTCCAAAGTTAAATGCCCAATCTGTGGTGGAGGTATGTCAGTAAGAACCGCCAGGGTAGGCAAGAATGCAGGCGGGAAATTCTGGGGCTGCAAGCGTTTTCCCCGGTGCAAAGGAACCAAAACGCATTACCCCGATTTTTGCCAGTGA
- a CDS encoding toprim domain-containing protein, whose product MTDATIQFRDALQAVYGLLDWMPEPDGHIHRFHVPEDKPGSLNGWYVLYLDGIASGAFGSWKAGSASTWCSREPVDAREATQIRERVEQARRQREAEQHRRQQQAAEKANHWWRNARRASPDHPYLVAKGVRSYGLRQRGAELLVPLYLDGQLINLQRIAPDGGKRFLFGGRIKGTYSPLGIIEPGSVLCICEGWATAASLHQHGGYVVAAAMNAGNLIPAAMALRARYPGQPIVIAGDDDRLTDGNPGRAAANAAAAAVGGQVAFPEWPEGAPDDLTDFNDLANWKLAHVQA is encoded by the coding sequence ATGACTGACGCAACCATCCAGTTCCGTGATGCCCTTCAGGCCGTCTACGGTTTGCTCGATTGGATGCCAGAACCTGATGGCCACATTCACCGGTTCCACGTGCCTGAGGATAAGCCCGGCTCCCTCAACGGCTGGTATGTGCTGTACCTGGACGGCATTGCATCCGGCGCATTCGGCAGTTGGAAGGCGGGCAGCGCCAGCACTTGGTGTAGTCGTGAACCGGTGGACGCCCGCGAAGCAACCCAGATCCGCGAGCGGGTTGAGCAGGCCCGGCGCCAGCGCGAAGCCGAGCAACACCGGCGCCAGCAGCAGGCCGCCGAGAAGGCCAATCACTGGTGGCGCAATGCGCGCCGCGCCTCACCCGACCATCCGTATCTGGTGGCGAAGGGCGTTCGCTCCTACGGCTTGCGCCAGCGTGGGGCTGAACTGCTCGTTCCGCTGTACCTGGACGGTCAGTTGATCAACCTGCAACGCATTGCACCGGACGGCGGCAAGCGCTTCCTGTTCGGCGGCCGGATCAAAGGCACCTATTCGCCGCTGGGCATCATCGAGCCAGGTTCTGTGCTTTGCATCTGCGAAGGGTGGGCGACCGCCGCCAGCCTTCACCAGCACGGTGGCTATGTCGTGGCGGCAGCCATGAACGCCGGCAACTTGATCCCGGCGGCGATGGCCCTTCGCGCTCGCTACCCGGGCCAGCCAATCGTCATCGCCGGCGACGACGACCGGCTCACCGATGGCAACCCGGGGCGCGCAGCGGCAAACGCAGCGGCGGCGGCCGTGGGTGGCCAAGTGGCTTTCCCTGAGTGGCCGGAAGGCGCCCCCGATGACCTCACTGATTTCAACGACCTCGCCAACTGGAAGCTCGCCCATGTCCAAGCCTGA
- a CDS encoding helix-turn-helix domain-containing protein: MEKILPSEMSCSAQTNNDTSGSAQRMRLLAYLSQHGSINTFQAIALLNILRPGARIAELRAQGHGIVTHLSTLKDDHGRDHQKVATYYLSAGPVQKVAS, from the coding sequence ATGGAAAAGATCCTTCCTTCCGAGATGAGTTGCTCAGCGCAAACCAATAACGACACCAGTGGGAGCGCCCAGCGCATGCGCCTCTTGGCGTATCTGAGCCAGCATGGCTCGATTAATACCTTCCAAGCCATCGCGCTACTGAACATTTTGCGCCCGGGGGCGCGCATAGCTGAGTTGCGTGCGCAGGGGCATGGCATCGTTACCCACCTGAGTACGCTGAAGGATGACCACGGTCGCGATCATCAGAAGGTTGCAACCTACTACCTGAGTGCTGGCCCTGTGCAGAAGGTGGCGTCATGA